TTGACAATGAAAAACAAACTGGCAGGAGCATACCCCCAATTATACCCATCGTCATTTTGGATAGCTGTAATTAGAGCTTGTTGCTTATCTGAATCTGAAGGAAACTTTTCAAGCACCTCAGGATCTGGCCATATGTCATACAGAGGAATGGTTACAAGACAATTTAACTACTTTAAGCCCAACCACATTTTATTTCTGCAACACCAATCTGTACACGGATAACTCATACATCATAATCTGCTTGGTATCAACATCAATGCGAAAGGACCCTTTCCATTTAAACTTGTTTTCCCATGATGTGAGAACCCCTGAATGGGAGCAGGCCCCACTCATGTCCCACATGCTTATCTATAATTCTTAATTATACATCTCAGCGCATTTTCTCTATGACTTCAAATGGAGCCAGATCCGGCATAGACTTGTTATTCTTTTTGGGATCCACAgacacatacatacatacatacatacatactgTATATAAACATTACTCAGCCACATGTATGTTCTATAAGAAATCACCAActacatcaaattcaaagaatgagagagagagagagagagagagagagagagagagagagagaagaagaagaagaagaagaaagaagcagGAGTACTGAAAATAATTCAACTTTGCAGTAATAATGAACTTTTCCAGGCTGGAAAGCATATCTGCAACCAAAAAAGAACATtgttttatctattttttaagtgtaGGGATTGAGAGAGAACAATGAATTCCCTTACCTACACTTTTCCAGTTCTCCTTCTCATCATCAACACCTGCAAATTGGAATGCTGGCAGTAGATGAACATGAGTTATACCAGCATTTGATAATTTCTTCAAATGAATTGCACCCGCTGAGTCCTTCAAGCATTTAAATATGTATTGTTAATTGGTAAACTCTCATAGAATTTACTTTTCCTTTCATCCATCCTGTATAATCCACATGAAACTGAATAACTAGAATGCTTACAAAAGACCAATCAGATGAAACAAGCTTGTTCAAGATACACAAACAAAGGAAACTAAGCATGACCAGTTCCAGTGTGCAGACCCTACCCACTAGACAATCACTCATGAAAAAGtttctttacattttaattCTTAAGTTTTTAATTAGTATACTTCAGGTATACTTGGGTAACACCCCTCTTAATACAGAAAATTTCATATCTTCTAGGAACTGCATCAATCATCAGGGCAGAATAACAGAATTACCTGCAAAGTGAAGGCAAGATATCCACCACGAAATTCAGGATGCACAGCCTGGTCACTGGCACTGTAATGGCAACTCAGTATATTAAAATGAATACCTACAGAGTTCATACAATACCAAAACAATAATCATATGTGGAGAAACGAACACATATTACTCATTAAAAGTTAAACATAACATATATCAATAGAGATCTCTTTCTAGAAAATTGGCTGAAAGTGGcatcatatttctttttgtcgCAAAGTGGCATTATATAGATCCCAAGATTTATGTTGCATCTTAGGAgagaaggggagagagagaggttttgaAGTGATAAAGCATAAAACTTGACACCAGACGTCTCTTTCACCAACAACTCTTCTGTGTAGCTAAACACAACTTGAAATCCTATAATGTGTAATCTTTAAGttgttttatgattttcatacATAATTTCTAAAAGTAAGAATTGAAGCTGAGTTCATAAATACTATAAATCATATGAAAACTAGTAATTACCTGAAATCTCTTATGTGCAACTCATAAATACTTAtgtcagaaaaagaaagtatatCAGGTTTCTCATCTACCAATTTATCCCATCCTTCAGGTTTTATGTTATCAGAATCAAGATTGACCAACAATGTCCGCCTACCATCTGATGAGAGCCTGctccaacaaaaattaaaaaatattaaatcatGGGAAATATCAATGTGCAGGCATATAAATCAATGTCCATGACTAATTACATACTAGCGGATAGCAGTGCTGCATAACTTTAGAATATGAAAACACCTTAGGTATTATCGGATAACTGTTGGCTAAATGAGACAACCAGCATACCCTCTGGCATATGGATCGTTTGCATAGCATTTTTCAATTCTCAAGGTGCTTGGATGATATACAGACACTTCATACACGTAATAGCAGCCTTCCCAACTTTTTGGTCCTTTAGTACTCCAAACGCCATTAAATTCCTCAAGTTGCACTACTTCTAGGGGACTCCCACCTGATGGCTCCTTATAAATGCAAACACATACTTCCTgctttgaaaaaacaaatgattgcTTAAGTAAGTAGGACCAAGAGAGCATTAATAAAAACCTTATAAAATATAAGATACCTGAGCCGTAGGCGCCCAAAGGTAAAGTGATACTGATTGTTTTGAATAAAGTGCACCAAGGGGACCATTATATGAGAACAAGTCATCTAGGATACCAGGTAATTGCAGACCAGTAGCATCACTGCACCTTCCATCAGCTGTATAACATGAAAACAGATAAACCATATATTCACTGGCTGGAAATTAAGCAACTGCAATTGAACTTTTATGTTGATCAAGATGCACACAAATCACACACAAGGTAGTGACTCTATGTTCCGTTATAAAAGTGTTAGAAATGGTGAATTTTATGCATTTCAGCACTCTCCATCGCATGTAGGCCTCAACACTCCCCTCATGTGCAAGGCTACagatcaaaatttgaaaacagaCGGTAATAATCAGTGTTCATTTTTTCTTCACCATTTTATAAGACTTAGGAAGACAATTGCTAATCTAATTGTGCGTTTATCATAACTGACTGGCAAAGACCAAATGCAACAACATTCTTACAATTGAAAGTAGCAACAGCCAATTGGCATTTGAGAAGAGGTTTGGCGTCCAAATCAGGGGGCACATTAAAAGCTCTGTAATCTTTGATATGAGGAAATTTTTCTTTCACCTAACAACAATCATTTTGATACATGGTCAGTTCTAAGAAGTGTTCGACTTATCAAGAAGTTACATTAGGCAAAAACAGCAATAAGATGGTACAAGCAAGCAAACCACGAACGACCAACAACAACCATTGATAggtccaaaataaaaataaaaagaacactGCTTCAACAGAAAACATAACATCTCACATTTTCTGGAAGCCCGTGTTTATCTTCTTCAAGCTTAACTTTTACATCCTCACCTGTTAGCAAAGAAGTCTCATCATACTTGATTCTtatatttgaaataattaTGATTCACCACTGAGTAAGAGTTGGTAAAGTCCTTACCTAGAATTCCATCACTTGTAAGAGATAAAGCAGCAGTTTTACTAGCCAATAAATAGCAGGAACCATTTCCAACATACACATTCCAAGCAATAATTGATTCACTAACCCAGAATGCCCTTGAATACAACAAGCTACCCTGCAACCCACCGATCATAACTTAGCACGAAACCTCCATGGTATGGCCAtatcaaaattcaatttaCCATTTTAATCATTCATTCTTTATCTATAATGTCAGTGACTCCAACACAACAGTAAAAAAGTTTAATCCTTTAATTAAAACccacaacaaattcaaatgtaTTCATCTTCTGTTTCTTCAAATTGGCCATTTTTTAACTACTTGGGTTCCAATAATGATGTACACTtcaaatttcttgttttttggtACCAAATTTCAATGCAACATTAGCTTCCGAAATGCATGGAAAACACTCTGGAAAATCTCAACAGGTTTTGGGAGCGAGAGCAGAAACCTGAGAGGTCGAAGTGGACTCCTCTGCAGACATGTATAAGGAGGAGGCCGAGCACTGCAAATTGGGTTTTCTGAAAACCTTGGCGGAATGGAGTGGAAGTGGGAGAAAGGGTTTCACTTTGGAGGTGAAACGGCGCCGTAGAGAAGATGAAGGGCACGTGGCGCCGCGTCGACGAGGGAAATGGCAGTTGACAGTTGGAGCAGTTGGTGATGGGTAAAGAAGAAATGGAGAGGTATATAAAGGCATTGGTTTTCCTTCAGAGAAAGAGTCTGTGTGAACCTCTGAATTTTGCTGGCTTTCAGATCATTTCTGTTGCTCTACACACTAAAAAtttgttctttgattttcttcttctctgttttaatttttttttaattcttagtCAGTTTTATCCTAAATTGACAACCAAAATGACAAATTGTTctttccaaaaaagaaaaagacaaattgCTAATCACCTTCTTCCTGACTGTTATATAATGTTATCCTTGAATTAATATTTCACCAAgatgacaatttttttttggactaaCCAAAACGACAACTTAcaactcaaaagaaaacatagaaCTGCGTGGCAGCCCAACCTCATTTGCCAAGGTGGGTAGAATGGGATTCATTCCCATCGCTAGAATGAACGTGGGGTCACAACAAATCTGATTCTTGATGCCTGATATTGAAAAGAATTGTGGGATGGGAAAGGGATGAAAGGGAATCAAATTTTTCATGCCAAAAAATACCCCTcacaaataattttttccatatgaaaaattgtagTCTTTGgaaataaatcatattttgtttaaggtcattttcttaataaaaatgTTTTTCATTCCGATTCATGATGGATAGTAAACAACTTAATTGGAATGCatgactctttttttttttttttgaggactTTATCTATTGAGAGGGATGATAGCATATTAAAATCACACACATTACACGAATGCTAAAACTCGAATCCAACAccttgtatatattatatattccCTAAATTTGGGGGATCAGGGCCTGGCCAAGGCCTCCCTCCACTCCTGGAAACACAGTGGATGgattgaaagaaaacaaaaatagatgGACAAGAATATAACCTGTTACTAAAGTTAGATTATTTTGAGAATATAATAACTAATGAATTGTAGAGAAAAGTATGCAAATGAGGTGAGTGACGACAATAATGCCACTTAAGATCAGATTTAGACAAAACTGACATACAATAGTGAGGACTTGGGAGGAATGGATAATAAGGCCcgaattttaagaaaataaaaataaaaagcgaTTTTGTCAATTACCAAAATGCAATTCACCTTTCACAACATGGCCGTGGCTTAAGCTCCCATGCCGGACCCTACTTAGAGCATTTTTAAGAGAGTATATAAATGAAATAGgcaaaattatattataacaaCTTATGTGGCATGTTGCCTAAGGCCATCTCCTACCATGTTAGGGCTGAACTCAAATTTTCACCTCCTAAAATATaactattcatgtattttcAGGACTCAAAATTGTTTTTCCTCCAACCTTACAGACTCATAATTTGAGtccgcaactttattaaattgtttaaaaatgattaatccctaaaaaaaaatttgtcattaatttttcttgacattatttttgtttcaacattcatgatttaattttttaaacattttaatctaaaaaaattgaaattccataAACATAACATTTTGCTtcacttaaaattaaaatgagaaTGCCATTTGTAGAATTTGAGAGTGGGATCTCATTtagataaattaaaaatattattttaataatttgatttgaatttcgACCATTGGATCTTCTTTTTCTCGTTAAAATAAAGTTGGAAAAAATATGTGTCGTTTATATCTATTTGAGAAAGtttgaaaaatcaaaaaaagtTGGTGCCCATTGCTTGACACGTGGCCAGCTTTTAAAGGCTCCAAAAGATTAgataaaaaaagttttttttaaaaaaaaacaagaagatgcATCATTGGTTTTCAAAGGGAGTTGTTCGATTCCAAGGTACCTTTGATGTGAGCCTTCCACGCGTCTAACAAGTTAGCTTTGTCCTGCCATTCCTTCACGTGCTGCTCAAGTTGGATTCGTCTCGGGCCCACAGAAATTCCGCCTGGACTGGAAAGTTGGGCCAAATTACCACCCCTCCCTATACATGGTTGGAGAAGGTTTTGGGGGCTATAATCCTAAAATTTGGGTTTGGCCCTCATGGTTGGAAATGGTCTAAGCATTTGCGTCATGAATAAAGTTGGTCACCCTATGGGACTAAGCAATGTAAGTGTACAAATTAGGCCAATTTGTTCACTTTGAAGTAGGCAATATTGGGTTGTTGGGAAGAGTAGAGTAACCTATTTGCCTCTTCCTTTGGAGCATGAAAATACTAATGTGGCAAGACAAATGAGGTTTACCTACTATTTTACCTCTCTTTTGGAGATGTTCTTAGCCGTGACACAACAATGTTGTAAATGTGTCCAAAAGTTGTGGGGCctaattgtcaaattcctcaCTCAGCATGTGCCTTCATGATTATCATATGGTTCAAGGTTCAAACTAAAGAAAGCAACATCCACAAACTTTTACTtccctttaatttttattgacTTGTTGCCTTAAGTCTAAAccaaccctaaaccctatgtTCTTGAATAATTCCAGTTAAACTTGGTCTTAATTTGCTATTACAACCAGTTTAATTACCAACTGAACCTTTTGCATCATAAAGCTAATTAGATGCCTTTGATGGGATTATGGCAGACACTCACAATCAAGTTGTATGTTTGGTGTCCATGCTTCACAAAAAGCAAAATCTCTGGGAGATTTGTGATCATTTGTCATGCTCATATCTTCCATCATTATGCTACTTTGATTTGATGTAccaagaaaaagcaaaagtgAGATGAAATAGCATGAGCACAATTATGGCTTTTAATTGAACAATACCATCTTTCTGAAATTTGGTTACCATAATTTGGAGATTCTAATTTGATCTCCCATTAATTTCACATCAACTACAGATTTTAGAGCAGCTAAATGCTGAAAGAGATATAGATTCAAGTCTCCATCCAACATATATATGCTAAATCAAACAAGTTAGGATTTTTCATTTCTAAGACTGGCTGGTGTTTGAAACAATTTTCAAACTGAGGCATTGTGGCCATCCATTTCATGCTGCTACCTTTGCATGTGTGACAGTGTGAAAAAGATGGGCAGCCTTAGAAAAATCATGTaaccaaaaagtaaaaaagcaGTTTTGGTCAATGCAGAACAAGCTTTTGGTACTTGGTGATGGGTGAAGAATCAGAACCAGGCTCATCACAGTGCACCAGGCTTCTCTTGTTGCTGAAACAGCTAATGTTACTGCTAATGCAAGAGTCTTGGGGCAGAAGACGCTGCCGCGTTGGAGGAAAGATTGCAACCGGTGGAATCTCAATGGATTTGAGCTGGGGAGGAGGGTGCTGCCACTGAGGCAGAGGTCCAGCCAGGAGAAGGTTTTGAAGGAGTGGTCCGGCTTCGATTACTGCTTGCAGTAGCTTCCCCTTCTCTGGCAATACTAATGGCTTCTCAGCTCCCAATTTTGAGGCTGCTTGTGGTTGTGGCGACAATGGTGGTGGGATCGTAATTCGGTCTGCATTTGGTGATGCAGTGATGGTTTCATCAGAGTCAGAAGAGGCAAAATGTTTGTTGTTTGAATCCCTGCCTTTTGATTCAATTTCCTCATTTTGTGCAGCAACTAGTTCTTGATCTTGTTGTTTTTGCTGTTTTTGCAGCTCTTGTTGGAGCATGAGCTTGTCCAAAACTAGCCTTTGGCATTTTGCTTGAGCCTCATCTCTCTCCTGGACGGTTCTTCTTAGGAGATCTTTGAGCTGAACaagttcttcttctctctttgcaATCTTCTCCTTTGCTGACAAAATTGTTGTCTCAAGCTCCAAGGTTGTGTACAGAAGAGAATGCTTCAACTCTTGTATCCCCTGCAGCCAAATCAAGAACATAAATTAGACATGTTCATACAAGAAACTAGCAGAAAGGGCCAATTGGGTCTTTTTCAACTTGAGAAAACAGAATTTCAGAAACTTGACAAGAATCAAATACCTCTTCCTGATAGCAAAGTTCCCAAGGACTGCACTGAACTTCCATTAGTTGCAAGGATGCAAATGGCAGAGGCTAAGGCAAATGTTGGTGGTGGCTTACAAGTGCTTGGTTTCTGCTCCCTTTccttggtttttctctccTTATCTTTCTCTTCATTCATATGAGATATGAAGGTtgaacaaaacacaaaaggcCAAAAGCATTTATAGAAAGGTCAATTGCGCGCCAAGTGCATTCTTTGTACCCTATAAATGTACACGAGGACTAAAAATATTGAAGGAAGAAATCTGAAATCTGCAGTGAGACATAAGTCTTCATCAGCTACACCTTTTACCTTATCTCAGCCGCGCATGGTACGTGCACATGCATATTTTTACCGACGAGCGATGTAACACATAACACGTTTATTGGTTCTATTTTAAACTACACTTCTCTTAAAGAGGTGGCgttttaatgaaaaaattgCATGTTTACATGTGATGGATGTGACGGATTTCAAATAGAGGAATGTAACGCGTAGCTTAGTTGTTGATTACATTACTATTTACTAATCATATCTTTCGCAGGAATACGACATCGCTACTTTTTAAAAGAGAAACAGTAAATACAATATTAACTTTATTATTCCATGAACCTAAATTTATGTTTGGTATAGAACACCACCTTCTCGAATTAaacatcaaaaagaaaaaaagtcatATTTGATGAATGATTAAAGCCATTTGATTTATAACACTTTTTTCCCTTTAGATTATAAGCTCAAGTGTTCTTTTTGACTATTGAGAATAAAAATGGGACGGGGCCATGTATAAATGGTTGCTATGTTTCATTTGGCCGCCCCCCCATTGCTCAAACTTTGATTCCACTAATTGGTAATAGTAACCAATAAAGAAATTGCGGCTCTAAAAACTTAGAATGTTTTCTGGGTtaggttgtttttgttttatatatggagtacatattattttatgactTTTGATGATTGTATTTTTCGGAGAATACTAGAAACCCTATATTTTATTCCTCCCTTAAAAAAGCTTATAAAATTGTTCTCAACATATCATTTTAGAGTAATGTATAAGATAAAAAGTATCCTAATTGCATCAGGGATCCTAATTGGACTCGAGCATATTCTACAAATTTCCAACGCTTTAGATTCAAACTTTCATTGCATGCTGCTTCAAAATAACTTAAGGGATTGTTAGTAGCAATCGTCCCAAAATTATAACCCGATTTGCATATGTAATTTGTGAGTAATTGCACATACtcgaaattaattttaaattttatacatGATCAGAGTAACATAAAGGTTTTTTTCTCATTACCCTTGAGAAAAtgttttgccctttttttttttttggtctttaaCCAAATGAAAACTTCACAAAATTGGCAGAGGAGATAATGGTAGGGTCTTTAgggtaaaaaattaaatttatccACTGATGAAAGGATTAAAATTAATAGGAAAATGTgttgatcatccattcagatTTTAAGATTTGTCCAAACAATGCTTTGCGTGTGGGTCCTCCAACGTCTAAATGCCATGATTAGTCCACCATCTCCAATTCTCCATGCCTCAAAACACATTCACATGCACACATGCAATTATATTCAACacgaaatataaataaaaactcatgTGGGCTCTCGTGTGGTGCAATTAAAATGTGACACATCATAGAATAGgaaaaaatgaatattttcttccatttctccatttttagAGAGCACGACTTCACTCGTATAGATTTGATGTtatcttaattcatttttCCACCTGCTTTTGTCACTTGAGCAAATCTTAATCCTAGCTCTAATCGTGATATACAATTTATGTTGTttgcctttctttttcttttcttataagTTATGATATAATAATCTTATGAGAACATATAAACGTTTTGATTCTCTCGGTctattgttaattaattttacatCGAACGATACACACATTAACACGATACgaaaaccaaaaatcttaACTTCAACATGTGGACATGAGAAAACTAGCGAGGTCCAACTAGTCAAAGGGTACTCACAATTCCAATATGTTTCAAAGTTTGTTGTCAAAACGAGTAGCTTTTTTCGGTTTTGCTTCAAGTTGGGTGATTTGTTTAGAGTTTGCTTTTTCTAGTTTCGTTCGTGCAAGAACGCGGATTGGAGTTGTAAAGGGTGATTGATCATGATGtaagataaagaaaagaatCGACCTCTTTTGTCACTTGCTTTGCTTCAAAAAGATCTTTTGCATGTGATTAGAGCGATCGGTGCTGTGGGGCCCAGCGCTTCACATTCTCATAATTAGATCATAACATCAACTTATTCAAGATTAGTCCACATCATCAGAATAttatataaacaaagaaaaaaaaaatcataatcacCAGTGATTGGATGAATGGTAAGAACAAAGTACTGCAAGGAAAATTTACTAAAATCATGAGATCAAAGAAATAATAACATCCTCCCCTTCACAAAGCAACCATTAAAATGATGGAGTATTACAGCTACA
Above is a window of Prunus persica cultivar Lovell chromosome G2, Prunus_persica_NCBIv2, whole genome shotgun sequence DNA encoding:
- the LOC18786819 gene encoding uncharacterized protein LOC18786819, yielding MEVQCSPWELCYQEEGIQELKHSLLYTTLELETTILSAKEKIAKREEELVQLKDLLRRTVQERDEAQAKCQRLVLDKLMLQQELQKQQKQQDQELVAAQNEEIESKGRDSNNKHFASSDSDETITASPNADRITIPPPLSPQPQAASKLGAEKPLVLPEKGKLLQAVIEAGPLLQNLLLAGPLPQWQHPPPQLKSIEIPPVAIFPPTRQRLLPQDSCISSNISCFSNKRSLVHCDEPGSDSSPITKYQKLVLH